From the Salminus brasiliensis chromosome 15, fSalBra1.hap2, whole genome shotgun sequence genome, the window gtgtaaatgttaaGGTGGTGTAAATGTTAAGGTGTTAGGGTGGTGTGAATGTTAAGGTGATAGGGTGGTGTGAATGTTAAGGTGAtagggtggtgtaaatgttagggtggtgtaaatgttaaGGTGTTAGGGTGGTGTGAATGTTAAGGTGATAGGGTGGTGTGAATGTTAAGGTGGTGTAAATGTTAAGGTGTTAGGGTGGTGTGAATGTTAAGGTGAtagggtggtgtaaatgttaaGGTGTtagggtggtgtaaatgttaaGGTGGTGTAAATGTTAAGGTGTtagggtggtgtaaatgttaaGGTGGTGTAAATGTTAAGGTGTTAGGGTGGTGTGAATGTTAAGGTGAtagggtggtgtaaatgttaaGGTGTtagggtggtgtaaatgttaaGGTGGTGTAAATGTTAAGGTGTtagggtggtgtaaatgttagggtggtgtaaatgttaaGGTGTtagggtggtgtaaatgttagggtggtgtaaatgttaaGGTGTtagggtggtgtaaatgttagAGTGGTGTAAATGTTAAGGCGGTCAGAGTTAGTTGGTGCTGGTCAGATGGGGTCAGTTTACTGTGTGGTTTAAGACGTGGCCTCAGTgaagagctgctgctgtttatcCAGAGTCCAGCAGCTCTCCCCGATTACACAACGTCCTGCACGGCGGTCAAGCCCCTCCCCCTCCATAGGCTGAAGACCTGCTCCGTGCTCTGCTCCACCCCCTCACTCCGCTGTCTGCTGGAGAAGAGGCCTGATACGTTACCATGACACCAGACCACCCGTCCTGAACCCCCACTAACCCACCAACCACGCCTCCATGTTCAGACCTTCTAGGAATCTCTAGGACTGTCTAGTACGCTCTCTAGTACActccctaacacacactctggctcagagtgtgggtgtgtgttcactgaggAAGAGGAACCTATACGTTCTAGAGTCGGGCGGTTCCGTCTGCAGTGTGTTTACCTCTCCATAGTTCTTCTCCCCATACACTGATCACACAGGGCTCATAGCAACCAGGCAGCCTGAACTCTGTAACCCGCAGCTCTgttttcctctgtgtgtgtgtgtgtgtgtgtgtgtgtgtgggtgtttacTTCCTGTACtgtacattgtgtgtgtgtgtgggtgtgtgtgtgtgtgtgtgtctttctgcgTGAGGAATGTTGGCTCAGGTCAAATCTCTCTAGATCTAATTACACCTGCGACTTCACCAAGTTTCAAAATTCCCttataatcattaataattcaGCTTTGAGATAAACACCCCAGCTCAGACCCCCGAACTGCTCTGCtccaataaaataatatttatagaaaataataatgTGATTCATTTATCTaaaaatcagtgttttcaaAGCTTCATTAGAATTTAGTTCCTTTCATCAACAACTTTTGCATGTTTGAACATATATCAACATCCCCAGCTAACAGCCCCACTACAACAGCCTGATCTCTGAACCATGGAAACATGGGAGcactttaaattatttaatcacataatttcattttactttttttactttcactttATAAGCTCAGCCTAAAAACAGTCTCACCCTAAAACAagctcagcctaaaacaagctCACCCTAAAACAAGCTCAGCCTAAAAACAAGCTCACCCTAAAACAagctcagcctaaaacaagctCACCCTAAAACAAGCTCAGCCTAAAAACAagctcagcctaaaacaagctCAGCCTAAAAACAAGCTCAGACGTACGCTGGCATCACTCAGACtaaatgattaataatgtaTGTGTTTCTTGTCAGACAGGAAGAGGAGGGAAGCCCCTCTCTGAATAACCCCCTGCCCCCCGTACAGTACAGCCTGTGAGCTGTTGTGTAACCTGAAGAGTGGGTCTGAGTGTACGTGAGAGGAGGTGTGTTTAAAGGGATCACGTGCAGCTTCAAcgctcagctgtgtgtgtgtgtgtgtgtgtgtgtgtgtgtgtgtgtgtgtgtgtgtgagagaggttAAAAGAGCTCTGTTTTGCAGGACGCTCCAGTGGGAGCTCGACTCTCAGACTCTTCAGAGAAACTGTGCAGAGAACCTCAGAGACACTTAGAGAACCTGTGTTCAGTCCCGCTAGAATGGCCTACTTCTGGATCTTCTCCGCTGAAACCTGGGCTCTGCTGGTGCTGTTTATCAGCCTGCTGCTCCTGTAAGTATTAAACACTACTACTCTATAacactggtgtagtgtcctgtagtgaactatagtaatgtttaatactggtgtagtgtcctgtagtaaactatagtggtgtgtaatactggtgtagtgtcctgtagtaaactatagtgatgtataatactggtgtagtgtcctgtagtaaactatagtgatgtataatactggtgtagtgtcctgtagtaaactatagtggtgtataatactggtgtagtgtcctgtagtaaactatagtaatgtttaatactggtgtagtgtcctgtagtaaactataatgatgtataatactggtgtagtgtcctgtagtaaactatagtggtgtgtaatactggtgtagtgtcctgtagtaaactatagtgatgtataatactggtgtagtgtcctttAGTAAACTATAATGGtgtgtaatactggtgtagtgtcctgtagtaaactatagtgatgtataatactggtgtagtgtcctttAGTAAACTATAATGGtgtgtaatactggtgtagtgtcctgtagtaaactatagtgatgtataatactggtgtagtgtcctgtagtaaactatagtgatgtataatactggtgtagtgtcctgtagtaaactatagtggtgtataatactggtgtagtgtcctgtagtaaacgatagtgatgtataatactggtgtagtgtcctttAGTAAACTATAATGGtgtgtaatactggtgtagtgtcctgtagtaaactatagtggtgtataatactggtgtagtgtcctgtagtaaactatagtgatgtataatactggtgtagtgtcctgtagtaaactatagtaatgtttaatactggtgtagtgtcctgtagtaaactatagtgatgtataatactggtgtagtgtcctgtagtaaactatagtggtgtataatactggtgtagtgtcctgtagtaaactatagtaatgtttaatactggtgtagtgtcctgtagtaaactatagtgatgtataatactggtgtagtgtcctgtagtaaactatagtggtgtgtaatactggtgtagtgtcctgtagtaaactatagtgatgtataatactggtgtagtgtcctttAGTAAACTATAATGAtgtgtaatactggtgtagtgtcctgtagtaaactatagtgatgtataatactggtgtagtgtcctttAGTAAACTATAATGGtgtgtaatactggtgtagtgtcctgtagtaaactatagtgatgtataatactggtgtagtgtcctgtagtaaactatagtgatgtataatactggtgtagtgtcctgtagtaaactatagtggtgtataatactggtgtagtgtcctgtagtaaacgatagtgatgtataatactggtgtagtgtcctttAGTAAACTATAATGGtgtgtaatactggtgtagtgtcctgtagtaaactatagtggtgtataatactggtgtagtgtcctgtagtaaactatagtgatgtataatactggtgtagtgtcctgtagtaaactatagtggtgtataatactggtgtagtgtcctgtaataaactatagtggtgtataatactggtgtagtgtcctgtagtaaactatagtgatgtataatactggtgtagtgtcctgtagtaaactatagtggtgtataatactggtgtagtgtcctgtagtaaactatagtgatgtataatactggtgtagtgtcctgtagtaaactataatggtgtgtaatactggtgtagtgtcctgtagtaaactatagtggtgtataatactggtgtaatgtcctgtagtaaactatagtaatgtttaatactggtgtagtgtcctgtagtaaactatagtggtgtataatactggtgtagtgtcctgtagtaaactatagtaatgtttaatactggtgtagtgtcctgtagtaaactatagtggtgtataatactggtgtagtgtcctgtagtaaactatagtaatgtttaatactggtgtagtgtcctgtagtaaactatagtaatgtttaatactggtgtagtgtcctgtagtaaactatagtggtgtataatactggtgtagtgtcctgtagtaaactatagtaatgtttaatactggtgtagtgtcctgtagtaaactatagtaatgtttaatactggtgtagtgtcctgtagtaaactatagtggtgtataatactggtgtagtgtcctgtagtaaactatagtaatgtttaatactggtgtagtgtcctgtagtaaactatagtgatgtataatactggtgtagtgtcctttAGTAAACTATAATGGtgtgtaatactggtgtagtgtcctgtagtaaactatagtggtgtataatactggtgtagtgtcctgtagtaaactatagtgatgtataatactggtgtagtgtcctgtagtaaactatagtggtgtataatactggtgtagtgtcctgtagtaaactatagtggtgtataatactggtgtaatgtcctgtagtaaactatagtaatgtttaatactggtgtagtgtcctgtagtaaactatagtaatgtttaatactggtgtagtgtcctgtagtaaactatagtggtgtgtaatactggtgtagtgtcctgtagtaaactatagtgatgtataatactggtgtagtgccctgtagtaaactatagtggtgtataatactggtgtagtgtcctgtagtaaactatagtgatgtataatactggtgtagtgtcctttAGTAAACTATAATGGtgtgtaatactggtgtagtgtcctgtagtaaactatagtggtgtgtaatactggtgtagtgtcctgtagtaaactatagtgatgtataatactggtgtagtgtcctgtagtaaactatagtggtgtataatactggtgtaatgtcctgtagtaaactatagtgatgtataatactggtgtagtgtcctttAGTAAACTATAATGGtgtgtaatactggtgtagtgtcctgtagtaaactatagtggtgtgtaatactggtgtagtgtcctgtagtaaactatagtggtgtataatactgtcctgtagtaaactatagtgatgtataatactggtgtagtgtcctttAGTAAACTATAATGGtgtgtaatactggtgtagtgtcctgtagtaaactatagtggtgtgtaatactggtgtagtgtcctgtagtaaactatagtggtgtataatactggtgtagtgtcctgtagtaaactatagtggtgtataatactggtgtaatgtcctgtagtaaactatagtaatgtttaatactggtgtagtgtcctgtagtaaactatagtaatgtttaatactggtgtagtgtcctgtagtaaactatagtggtgtgtaatactggtgtagtgtcctgtagtaaactatagtgatgtataatactggtgtagtgtcctgtagtaaactatagtggtgtataatactggtgtagtgtcctgtagtaaactatagtgatgtataatactggtgtagtgtcctgtagtaaactatagtggtgtataatactggtgtagtgtcctgtagtaaactatagtggtgtataatactggtgtaatgtcctgtagtaaactatagtaatgtttaatactggtgtagtgtcctgtagtaaactatagtaatgtttaatactggtgtagtgtcctgtagtaaactatagtggtgtgtaatactggtgtagtgtcctgtagtaaactatagtgatgtataatactggtgtagtgtcctgtagtaaactatagtggtgtataatactggtgtagtgtcctgtagtaaactatagtgatgtataatactggtgtagtgtcctttAGTAAACTATAATGGtgtgtaatactggtgtagtgtcctgtagtaaactatagtggtgtgtaatactggtgtagtgtcctgtagtaaactatcgtgatgtataatactggtgtagtgtcctgtagtaaactatagtggtgtataatactggtgtaatgtcctgtagtaaactatagtgatgtataatactggtgtagtgtcctttAGTAAACTATAATGGtgtgtaatactggtgtagtgtcctgtagtaaactatagtggtgtgtaatactggtgtagtgtcctgtagtaaactatagtggtgtataatactggtgtagtgtcctgtagtaaactatagtggtgtataatactggtgtaatgtcctgtagtaaactatagtaatgtttaatactggtgtagtgtcctgtagtaaactatagtaatgtttaatactggtgtagtgtcctgtagtaaactatagtggtgtataatactggtgtagtgtcctgtagtaaacaatagtgatgtataatactggtgtagtgtcctttAGTAAACTATAATGGtgtgtaatactggtgtagtgtcctgtagtaaactatagtggtgtataatactggtgtagtgtcctgtagtaaactatagtgatgtataatactggtgtagtgtcctgtagtaaactatagtggtgtataatactggtgtagtgtcctgtagtaaacgaTAGTgctgtataatactggtgtagtgtcctgtagtaaacgaTAGTgctgtataatactggtgtattATCCAGAAAGGCTCTGTTCATAATGAAGCTTGTTATCTTCATTGTCAGGTATGGATATTGGCCCCTTGGCGTCTTTAAAAGGATGGGGGTCCCTGGTCCTAAACCTGCACCATTCATCGGAACCATGTTAGAGTATAAGAAGGTGCGATATAGAGCGTAAAAAAAACAGGGCATGTTTATCAAATGTTATAAATGGATTTTTaatgtttgattttattttcaGGGCTTCCAGAATTTTGATTTGGAGTGCTTTAAGAAGTTTGGGAAGGTTTGGGGGTGAGTGTGCTGAAGCCTGTTTATTATAATGCAGTGTACATTTACTGTCGTGTGGAAGGGTTTggggaattatttttttttattatttattttgatttattactaaataattatgaataataataaatgtaaaatacacATGTACTGTTtattaactgaactgaacttctgGGAacaatatttatgtttttttcacaaATATGTTAAAGTTTTTGTTCACGTCTTTACATGAAGAGCAATAATATCACATGGACTTTGAACAGGGGTGAACACGACTCATATTATCCCTgttatgcaaaaacctcatatctgttaaacacaactttacaggagatctTTATAAAGTGTTAAATGATTTTATTCAGAGTAATTtcagagtatttctattggtccattcatctgaaATTCTGACAAAGTATAAAGAACAACCTtcttcacattatggagaaaaaaggacagcaaaataatatatatgaataaatggaTGAAATAGCTTTGATTCTACTGTATTAGAGTGTATATACCGTACTGTACACCACTGAGGCTGACTTTGGCACTTCCATTCATTTCCACAGTCCTGACCTGATAACAGATGAGATAATCTCCTATAACACACTGTCCTTATCACTAGCACTTTAATTTTACTGTACGTCCAAAGGAACAGGCAGCCAGGACTCCAATAACAACCTGATGATCTTTAGGTGCTCAGAATATTTCCCTAAATAGAGGAACCATAAAACATCATCCAGTGTGTATAAAGaccgtagctccgcctcctcagtgtatatcacagtacctacatgtagagtgtgttgtgtttgtgtttcagtaTATACGACGCTCGGCAGCCGGTGTTGTGTGTTATGGACAGAGACATTATGAAAACTATCCTCATTAAAGAGTGTTACTCCCTCTTCACCAACAGACGGGTATCACATCTGCACCACATCTTCCTCACTTTAACCTAAAAAGTGTCTATGTGCAGttctatgtaaacatttagataGATACACTatgcggacaaaagtattgggacacctgcttattcattgttttttatcTGAGATCAGGGGTATTAAATGAGTCgaccctgcttctgttggagtaactgtctctactgtccagagaagaagactttctactagacttttgagaagtattgctgtgaggatttggttgcattcagcaacaagagtgttaatgaggtcagaatgtaagatgatcagcaccccaccttaccatccccaactcctcaactcatcccaaaagtactggatggagctcctccaccatcattccagagaacacagttcctccactgctccacagctcctcaatgctggggggctttatacccctctagcccacgcctggcattattaggcagcatggagccaatagggtcatgatgtttatctgctccagagagtcctattctattggcagtacttcttctctacagggactagacaagctgtgtgtgtgcatttgcacatctgtgtcagcaatgggagcagcttaaagtagctgaatgtgttcattagaaggtcCACATACTTGtggacatatatatgtatatagagcTGGCATTACTCTGGATAAAGTAGGACTGTTGTGTGGGTGGTTGTACTGGTTGTAGAGGCTGTAGATGTTCTGGTCCGGTTCCATTCCGAGTTCTCAGACTGTAAAGCTGCTGACTGGGTTTGCTTTCCTCTCTAACTCAGAACTTCCGTCTGAACGGGCCGCTGTACGACGCCGTGTCCATAGTGGAGGACGACGACTGGAAAAGGATCCGGAGTGTCCTCTCTCCGTCCTTCACCAGCGGCAGGCTGAAGGAGGTGGGTGGGCGGTACAGGGAGACGTTCTCACAGTGTGCGGAATACGTTCTGCAGTTCTCCAGAGGTGTGATGAGTCAGAACAGAACCAGAGAAGAACCTTATTAAACACTGCAGTGGCTTTAATTCAGCACTTCCCGTCCTGTGCAGAACTACGGCCAGTTCAGTTGGGTCAGCTTTACAGTCAGTCATGTTCTAGGTATTCATTAGGTAAGTGTGAGATATACTGTAGAGTGCTAAGAATAATTGCTTCATGTTCTAGATATTAACAGGGTAAGTGTGAGGTGCAAACCCCAAAGTACTAGGAAATTAGTaagattttaatttaattgaattcttCTGAAAAGTCCACCAGGTTCTAGATATTATCTGAACTGAAATGAGGTTCACCCTTCAATGTGCTAAGCAAGTCACCCAGTTAATATCTAGAACCGAATATCTAGTTAGGTCATGTcagtttagttagttagttaacgTTTCTTGGTACTACTCATCAAGGTACctaaaataatgacaaataaaaAGTACTACTGAGTACTCTGAATAGCCCAGTATGTTCTAGGTATTGCCTGGGTAAGTGTGCAGCACAAACTACAAAGTACTAGGTAATTATTTTGTGTTACATAATTGCCAAGAAAACTGAACTAAATCTATAATACCCAGTGGGTTCTAGATATTTAACTAAGGTACACACTCTAAATATGGATTGTGGTTATTATTTTGTGTAACCTGAACAAGTTCCTGAACAATTTCAATAAATTACTCTGAAATGCTCAACGGGTTCTAGGGATTAACTGGGTAAGTGAAAGATACAAAATGATGAGTTCCAATACAACACAATTACAGTAATATGTCCAACAGGTTCTAGATATGATCTGGATTGATGTGAGGTTCACACTTCAATGTGCTAAGCAAGTCAACCAGTTAATATCTAGAACCGGTTAGGTCATGTcagtttagttagttagttaacgTTTCTTGGAACTACTCATCAAGGTacctaaaataatgaaaaataaaaagtacCACTGAGTACTCTGAATAGCCCAGTATGTTCTAGGTATTGCCTGGGTAAGTGTGCAGCACAAACTACAAAGTACTAGGTAATTATTTTGGGTTACATAATTGCCAAGAAAACTGAACTAAATTATTCTACTAAATTACCCAGGTATCAACTGAGTAAGTGTAAGGTACAAAATCTAACATGATGATGAGTTCCAATACAACACAATTACTATGACAATTAATATGTCCAACAGGTTCTAGATATTCAATGACGTAGTTAAAGACTTCCTGATTAGAACAGTGTTTGGAGTATGAGATGGAGTATGAACACCTGAGATTAACAGGATGTCATTAATCAGCTCTGTGTTTCAGATGTTCGGGATCATGAAgacacactctcactctttaGTTGAAAACCTGGAGAAGATCTCGAAGCGAGGAGAGGCAGCAGACATTAAGGAGTGAGTGTCTGTCAGAGCAGGATTGTCCACATCTCTGCTCTAATAATAATGATGCCACTGTCCTCCTGGACATTTGGCTGGTGAATGAGGCTTATTGTCCTGTCGCATAACCCAATCACACCTGAGAAGATGGGCTATGCCAGTCTTTAGTCATGGATTTATGTCCAGACCTTCTCCTGCAGGATGTTGTAGTAGAAAGAGTTTTCAGAGCAACACAGCAACTCCACACcatgacactaccaccaccatgcttgactgttggTATTTTGGAAGGAAGCGTACACATCATTATTCCTAAAGGAATTCAGGTGTAATGTAGTTTTTCAGAACCTTCTTTCATTGTCCTGATCTATGTTGACGATAACTGCAGGTTCTTTGGAGCGTACAGTATGGACGTGGTCACCAGCACGGCGTTCAGCGTCGACATCGATTCTCTCAACAACCCAGACGACCCGTTTGTAACCAACATCAAGAAGATGCTGAAGTTTGACTTCTTCAACCCTCTTTTCCTCACCGTCGGTAATACGCCATTCCTAATACTGCTAAACCTGCTAGCATTACAAACGGGTTCTAGATATGATATTAACTAGGTAGGTAGGTGTAAGGTACATCCTCTGAAGTACCAGGTAAATATTTTGGCCAACATAATGGCAAGTCCTAATACAGCTACATTACAAGGAAACGGCCAACAGGTTCtagatattaaaatattaattaatagatATTAAGGTACATACTCTAAGGGACTAGGTAATTATATTGAGTAACATTACAGTCAAACACCCAATAGGTGTTCCCAGGTATTCATTGGGTAAATATAAGGTAGGCTTTAAAGTACTAGATAGCTATTTTGGGAAACATCATGACAAGTTCCAAgacaactaaactaaactatactgaaatgtcatacatgttctagatattaaCTAGGTAGGTAGTAATCCTCCTAAGTACTAGGTAAATTTTGGGCATCATAACAGTGAGTTCTAATACAGCTACATTACTCGGAAACAGCCAACAAGCTCTAGATATTAATTGGATATGTTTAAGGTATACTTTCTAAGGTACTAGGCACATTCAAAGATATTTTAACTAAATTACAGTCAAACACCCAATAAGGGGTTCTAGGTATTAATTGGGTAAATATAAGGTAGACGCTAAAGTACTGGATAACCGTTTTGGGGAACATGGCAAGTTCCAAACAATTGAACTAGACTATGCTGAATTGCCTGATAGGTTCTAGGTATTTGCTAGGCAAGTGTAGCATGCGTACTAGTAAGTACTAGGTACATCAATAGAGTCCCAACACAACTAAACTACACTGAAAACGTCCAACAGGTTCTAAGTAGTAACCAGGTACGTGTAAAAGTACATATTCTAAAGTACTAGATAGCTATTTTTGGGAACATGATGATAAATTCCAAGACAGCTGAACTAAACTACACTGAAATGTCGAACAGGTTCTAGGTATTACCTGGGCAGGTGTGAGGTGTGGGTTAGGGAGCAGTACGGGTTTATCTTTATTGATGAACTCGGTTCTCTTTTTCCTCAGCGCTGTTCCCCTTTGTCGCCCCCCTGCTGGAGAAAATGGACTTTTGCTTCTTCCCTCCAGCAGTTCTGGATTTCTTCTATGCTTCTTTGCGGAAGATCAAATCACAGCGTGTCTCTACAGACCGTAAGGTACGTCTCCAGTCTTTATGAAGCACCGCCTTCACCACCTTCATCCAGACAGGCTCTTCTCACAGTATTACCGCGCTTGTCTCTGATGCTCTGCAGAAGCGAGTGGACTTCCTGCAGCTGATGATCGACTCTCAGAAATCAGATAAGGAGGAGCAGAAGAACAAAGAGGCAATCCACGGTACTCCCTGTGGCCCATGTCTTCAAACTCAGGTAGGAACGGAGTTCTGCAGGGTCTTCTGTTTATGTCTGCATGTGTTTATCTCTGTAGGTCTGAGTGATCATGAGATCCTGTCTCAGTCCATGATCTTCATCTTCGCTGGTTACGAGACGACTAGCGCCACCCTGTCCTTCTTCTTCTACAACATCGCCACAAACCCTGAGACCATGAAGAACCTTCAGCAGGAGATCGACCAGACCTTCCCCAATAAGGTAGTTCACAGACCAGACCTTCCCCTTATAGACGCTCCCCATAAACCCTCCTCTTACAGAACCTTCCCTTATAGAACTTCCTTTTATATAACTTCCACATAGAACCTCCCATTATAGAACCTTCCCCGTGTAGAATCTCCCCTTATAGAACATTTCCTTTATAGAACATTCCCCATTGAACCTCCCCTTATAGAACCTTCCCATAGAAACTCCCCttatagaacctccccataagataatcataaataaagatactcctttattagtcccgcagtagGGAAATTTTTAGAACCTTCCCCATAGAAACTCCCCTTATAGAACCTCCTCTTATAGAACCTCCCCCATAGAACCTCCACTTATAGAACCTCCACTTATAGAACGTCCCTCATTGAACCTCCCCTTATAGAACGTCCCTCATTGAACCTCCCCTTATAGAACcttccccatagaacctccccttatAGAACATCCCCTTATAGAACATCCCCTTATAGAACGTCTCCCATTGAACCTCCCCTTAAGGAACTTCCCCCATAGAACCTCATCTTATaga encodes:
- the LOC140536223 gene encoding cytochrome P450 3A30-like; translation: MAYFWIFSAETWALLVLFISLLLLYGYWPLGVFKRMGVPGPKPAPFIGTMLEYKKGFQNFDLECFKKFGKVWGIYDARQPVLCVMDRDIMKTILIKECYSLFTNRRNFRLNGPLYDAVSIVEDDDWKRIRSVLSPSFTSGRLKEMFGIMKTHSHSLVENLEKISKRGEAADIKEFFGAYSMDVVTSTAFSVDIDSLNNPDDPFVTNIKKMLKFDFFNPLFLTVALFPFVAPLLEKMDFCFFPPAVLDFFYASLRKIKSQRVSTDRKKRVDFLQLMIDSQKSDKEEQKNKEAIHGLSDHEILSQSMIFIFAGYETTSATLSFFFYNIATNPETMKNLQQEIDQTFPNKAPAQYDAVMNMEYLDAALNESLRLYPVAPRIERVCKKTVEINGLTIPQGTVVMVPVFPLHRDPEYWPDPDTFNPERFTKENKESVDPYVYMPFGAGPRNCIGMRFALLTMKLAIVEILQRFDVSVCDQTQVPLELGIAGLLAPKDPIKLKFTPRKVSHSEDVCNNNNRSSS